One window from the genome of Melospiza georgiana isolate bMelGeo1 chromosome 13, bMelGeo1.pri, whole genome shotgun sequence encodes:
- the GCNT3 gene encoding beta-1,3-galactosyl-O-glycosyl-glycoprotein beta-1,6-N-acetylglucosaminyltransferase 3: protein MPWWQRAPAARRRWALLLGPLALLAAALALRGTARPGPAERPQLYRALELSPSRSINCSGVVRGDQTAIREAQLSNLEVANRRASPTPGEYLNITRDCRAFKETRRYIEFPLSQEEEEFPIAYSMIIHHKIDMFERLLRSVYAPQNVYCVHVDSKSPAAFQEAVRAIAACFPNVFVASRLESVVYASWSRVQADLNCMQDLLQSPVPWRYLINTCGTDFPIKTNAEIVRALQLLQGQNAMESERPSAAKKQRWEYHHEVGKTISRTSQKKLPPPHSYPMFTGSAYTAVTRDFVRYIFENPTARKFLEWSKDSYSPDEHVWATLNRMPGVPGSTPLSDKFQLSDMNALPRLVKWEYLEGDMSKGAPYPPCTGRHQRSICIYGVGDVPWMLQQHHLLANKFDPEVDDAAVQCLEEHLRHKALYGRGL from the coding sequence ATGCCGTGGTGGCAGCGGGccccggcggcgcggcggcgctGGGCGCTGCTGCTCGGGCCGCTGGCGCTGCTCGCCGCCGCCCTGGCGCTGCGCGGcaccgcccgccccggccccgccgagcGCCCGCAGCTCTACCGGGCGCTGGAGCTCTCGCCCAGCCGCAGCATCAACTGCTCGGGGGTCGTCCGCGGGGACCAGACGGCCATCCGGGAGGCGCAGCTCAGCAACCTGGAAGTGGCGAACAGAAGGGCTTCACCGACGCCCGGCGAGTACCTGAACATCACGAGGGACTGCAGAGCCTTCAAGGAGACCCGGCGCTACATCGAGTTCCCGCtcagccaggaggaggaggagttcCCCATCGCCTACTCCATGATCATCCACCACAAAATCGACATGTTTGAGCGGCTCCTGCGGTCCGTCTACGCGCCCCAGAACGTTTACTGCGTCCACGTAGACAGCAAATCCCCGGCCGCCTTCCAGGAGGCCGTGAGGGCCATTGCTGCCTGCTTCCCCAATGTCTTCGTGGCCAGCCGCCTGGAAAGCGTGGTCTATGCCTCCTGGTCCCGGGTGCAGGCCGACCTCAACTGCATGCAGGacctcctgcagagccctgtgccatGGCGCTACCTCATCAACACCTGCGGCACCGACTTCCCCATCAAGACCAACGCCGAGATAGTCCGGgcgctgcagctgctgcagggccagaaCGCCATGGAGTCCGAGAGGCCCTCGGCCGCCAAGAAGCAGCGCTGGGAGTATCACCACGAGGTGGGGAAGACCATCTCTCGCACTTCCCAGAAGAAACTGCCCCCACCCCACAGCTACCCCATGTTCACGGGCAGCGCCTACACCGCCGTCACACGGGACTTCGTGCGGTACATCTTCGAGAACCCCACCGCACGAAAGTTCCTCGAGTGGTCCAAGGACAGCTACAGCCCTGACGAGCACGTGTGGGCCACCCTGAACCGCATGCCGGGCGTGCCGGGGAGTACGCCCCTCAGCGATAAGTTCCAGCTCTCGGACATGAACGCCCTTCCCCGCCTGGTCAAGTGGGAGTACCTGGAGGGGGACATGAGCAAGGGCGCGCCCTACCCGCCCTGCACCGGCCGCCACCAGCGCTCCATCTGCATCTACGGGGTGGGCGACGTGCCCTGGATGCTGCAGCAACACCATCTCCTGGCCAACAAGTTCGACCCCGAGGTGGACGATGCGGCCGTCCAGTGTCTCGAGGAGCACCTGCGCCACAAGGCCCTGTACGGCCGGGGGCTCTGA
- the GTF2A2 gene encoding transcription initiation factor IIA subunit 2: MAYQLYRNTTLGNSLQESLDELIQSQQITPQLALQVLLQFDKAINSALAQRVRNRVNFRGSLNTYRFCDNVWTFVLNDVEFREVTELVKVDKVKIVACDGKNTGSNTAE; encoded by the exons ATGGCGTACCAGCTGTATAGGAACACCACACTGGGCAACAGCCTTCAGGAGAGTCTGGATGAGCTCATACAG TCACAGCAAATCACACCTCAGTTGGCCCTTCAGGTGCTACTTCAGTTTGATAAAGCTATAAATTCAGCACTGGCACAGCGAGTCAGGAACAGAGTCAATTTCAGG GGGTCTCTGAACACATACAGGTTCTGTGACAATGTATGGACATTTGTACTGAATGACGTGGAATTTAGGGAGGTCACCGAACTTGTGAAAGTGGATAAAGTGAAAATTGTAGCATGTGATGGAAAAA aCACTGGTTCCAATACTGCAGAATGA